In Candidatus Zixiibacteriota bacterium, the following proteins share a genomic window:
- a CDS encoding peptidase MA family metallohydrolase — translation MKVNSSWAIKWLWIFFCIFLIPGFAYALPQFDIYVQDPKLKQEIEVTAKKAYTQISGFIEDSLTHPVTIYVAESENDFKSKLGSDFPDWGIGAAVPEHNLIVLKSPAKFRYNRPFSEVLEHELAHIFLDKRVGNSVPPRWIDEGFAMLESREWQIGQDILVVRAVLTNSIIPLSRIEDLNSFSDSKAQLAYTESYLALSYFLDEYGKESFFKLLNYLSSGQSLDLAFLKATGESYIGFQAGFVDYLKKKYNWLAFFGDNILFWLVLAFLLVFLYFMKRYYNRKTLKKWEYEDKIGKYDYHEEDQAPD, via the coding sequence ATGAAAGTGAATTCAAGCTGGGCTATAAAATGGCTGTGGATATTTTTCTGCATTTTTCTTATTCCGGGATTCGCCTATGCTCTCCCTCAGTTTGACATCTACGTTCAAGACCCCAAATTAAAGCAGGAAATAGAAGTCACAGCTAAAAAGGCCTATACCCAGATCTCCGGTTTCATAGAAGATTCATTGACTCATCCGGTTACCATTTACGTGGCTGAGAGTGAAAATGACTTCAAATCCAAATTAGGCTCGGATTTTCCAGATTGGGGAATAGGAGCGGCTGTTCCCGAGCATAATCTCATCGTTCTAAAATCTCCTGCCAAGTTCAGGTATAATCGCCCTTTTTCAGAGGTTTTGGAACATGAGCTGGCTCACATTTTTTTAGATAAGAGGGTCGGTAATTCAGTTCCTCCTCGCTGGATAGATGAAGGGTTTGCCATGCTGGAGTCCAGGGAATGGCAGATTGGCCAGGATATTCTGGTGGTCCGTGCAGTTCTCACCAACTCGATCATCCCTCTATCCCGGATCGAAGACTTGAACAGCTTCAGTGACAGCAAGGCCCAGTTAGCTTATACTGAAAGCTATCTGGCCTTATCTTATTTTTTGGATGAATACGGAAAGGAAAGTTTTTTCAAGCTACTCAACTACCTTTCCTCAGGTCAGAGCCTGGATTTAGCCTTCCTCAAAGCCACGGGCGAAAGCTACATCGGTTTTCAGGCTGGCTTTGTAGACTACCTTAAGAAGAAATATAACTGGTTAGCCTTCTTCGGGGACAACATTTTATTCTGGCTGGTGCTTGCCTTTTTGCTGGTGTTTCTTTATTTTATGAAAAGATATTATAATCGCAAGACCCTCAAAAAATGGGAATATGAGGATAAGATAGGAAAGTATGACTACCATGAGGAAGATCAAGCACCAGATTGA
- a CDS encoding lysophospholipid acyltransferase family protein has protein sequence MRKIKHQIEYLFTRGVGILVQILPYNAAVFIGSFLGDLAFSLLRIRRKVTIDNLKRAFGKTYTEKEFRKIAREAYRNIGRGFVEYAMFPVLKNRLDKLVEFEGLENFDKALKDRKGAVLIAGHFGSWELMGAATRQKGYPIDFLVGEQHNLLVDNLMNKYRQLMRIGIIKMGVATRGVIKALRNNRFVAMLSDQDAGRDGAVVDFFGYPASTPKGPAAFALKTGAPIIMAFIIRKNNGKQRVILEEPIYIQESSNKEEDIRKLTQAYTSLLEDYVRKYPDHWFWPHRRWKSTVG, from the coding sequence ATGAGGAAGATCAAGCACCAGATTGAATATCTTTTTACCAGAGGAGTAGGGATTTTAGTCCAGATCCTTCCTTATAATGCTGCTGTTTTCATCGGCTCTTTTTTAGGAGATTTGGCTTTCAGCCTGCTCAGGATAAGAAGAAAAGTCACAATAGATAATCTGAAAAGAGCTTTTGGCAAGACCTATACTGAAAAGGAATTCAGAAAAATCGCCAGGGAAGCTTACCGGAATATCGGCAGGGGATTTGTAGAATATGCGATGTTTCCGGTTCTGAAGAACAGATTGGATAAGCTAGTAGAATTTGAAGGGCTGGAGAATTTTGATAAAGCTTTGAAAGATAGAAAGGGTGCAGTCTTGATAGCAGGGCATTTTGGAAGCTGGGAGTTGATGGGTGCTGCCACAAGGCAAAAAGGTTATCCCATAGATTTCTTAGTCGGAGAACAACACAATTTACTGGTCGACAATCTGATGAACAAATACCGTCAACTGATGAGAATAGGAATTATCAAGATGGGAGTAGCAACCAGAGGAGTGATAAAAGCATTAAGAAATAACAGGTTTGTGGCAATGCTCTCGGACCAGGACGCAGGAAGAGACGGGGCGGTCGTGGACTTTTTTGGTTATCCGGCCTCAACTCCTAAAGGTCCGGCTGCCTTTGCATTGAAAACCGGTGCTCCGATAATTATGGCATTTATAATCAGAAAGAACAACGGAAAACAAAGGGTAATTTTAGAGGAACCAATTTATATTCAGGAGAGTAGTAATAAAGAGGAGGATATCAGGAAACTGACTCAGGCTTACACCTCTCTACTAGAGGATTATGTAAGAAAATATCCGGATCACTGGTTCTGGCCACATCGCAGATGGAAAAGCACAGTGGGGTGA